Proteins encoded in a region of the Gopherus flavomarginatus isolate rGopFla2 chromosome 19, rGopFla2.mat.asm, whole genome shotgun sequence genome:
- the DDX52 gene encoding probable ATP-dependent RNA helicase DDX52 — translation MDADGFFRKLRAGARFDVKRFSQDARRFKVVKVRHTEFDSPESLDFFGSKDTKHPNIFENGLGTNGSKKSKVKIQPLESHMDEKADDSEERLNAGNARKRKQDTGNFKGKKRKRKTQERISVSSVVENDGILWMSSLETKIKDTREKREKKPTAEKLEQLRQQRINHFRNKHKINIQGTDLPEPIATFEQLQAEYKILPKIMQNIQAAGFQVPTPIQMQAIPVMLHGRELLASAPTGSGKTLAFSIPILTHLKQPMNKGFRALIISPTRELASQTHRELVKLSEGTGFRIHMIHKATEATKKFGLKSSQKFDILVTTPNRLIYLLKQDPPVIDLTRVEWLVVDESDKLFEDGKSGFRDQLASIFLACTSHVVKRALFSATFAFDVEQWCKLNLDNIILVSVGARNAAAETVDQELLFVGSETGKLLAMRDLVKKGFAPPVLVFVQSIERAKELFHELVYEGVNVDVIHADKTQQQRDNVVHSFRAGKIWVLICTALLARGIDFKGVNMVINYDFPASAVEYIHRIGRTGRAGHTGKAVTFFTEDDKPLIRSVANVIQQAGCPVPDYIKAFRKLQSKQKKKLIKKPLEREHIRTTPQYLLEKAKKKKKIIQKNIKEKKPKEANK, via the exons ATGGATGCCGACGGGTTCTTCCGGAAGCTGAGGGCTGGCGCCAGGTTCGATGTGAAGCGCTTCAGCCAGGATGCCCGGCGCTTCAAG gTGGTAAAAGTGAGACACACTGAATTTGACTCTCCAGAGAGTCTTGACTTTTTTGGAAGCAAAGATACAAAGCatccaaatatttttgaaaatggccTGGGAACAAATGGCTCCAAGAAATCCAAAGTTAAAATACAGCCACTTGAATCGCACATGGATGAGAAAGCAGATGACTCAGAAGAGAGGCTTAATGCAGGGAATGCAAGGAAGAGAAAACAAGACACAGGGAACTTTAAAGGGAAGAAAAGAAAGCGAAAGACCCAAG AACGTATTTCAGTCAGTTCTGTTGTGGAAAATGATGGGATATTGTGGATGTCCTCTTTGGAAACAAAGATTAAAGATACAAGAGAAAAGCGGGAAAAGAAACCCACTGCGGAGAAACTGGAACAACTCAGACAGCAAAGG ATAAACCATTTCAGAAATAAACACAAGATTAATATCCAAGGAACAGATCTCCCTGAACCAATTGCCACATTTGAGCAGCTTCAAGCAGAATATAAAATCCTGCCTAAAATAATGCAGAATATTCAAGCTGCTGGCTTCCAGGTCCCAACGCCAATTCAGATGCAAGCCATTCCAGTCATGCTTCAT GGTCGGGAACTTCTGGCTTCAGCTCCCACTGGATCAGGAAAGACTTTGGCTTTTAGCATTCCTATTTTAACACATCTGAAACAACCTATGAATAAAGGATTTCGAGCTCTGATCATATCGCCTACCCGAGAACTTGCTAGTCag ACCCACCGAGAGCTGGTAAAGCTGTCTGAGGGGACTGGATTCAGAATACATATGATCCATAAAGCAACTGAAGCAACCAAGAAGTTTGGGCTCAAATCATCTCAGAAATTTG ATATACTAGTGACTACTCCAAACAGACTCATTTATTTGCTGAAACAAGATCCTCCAGTCATAGACTTGACAAG AGTTGAATGGTTGGTGGTTGATGAATCAGACAAACTATTTGAAGATGGGAAGTCGGGGTTCAGAGACCAGTTAGCCTCCATTTTCCTGGCATGCACGTCCCATGTTGTCAAAAGAGCCTTGTTCAGCGCAACCTTTGCATTCGATGTAGAGCAATGGTGCAAACTCAACCTGGACAATATCATTTTGGTGTCTGTTGGAGCAAG aaacgcTGCAGCAGAGACAGTAGATCAAGAGCTCTTGTTTGTTGGCTCAGAGACAGGAAAACTACTGGCAATGAGAGACCTAGTTAAAAAG GGATTTGCTCCTCCTGTCCTTGTTTTTGTGCAGTCCATTGAAAGGGCTAAAGAGCTCTTCCATGAGCTTGTTTATGAAGGGGTCAATGTGGATGTCATCCATGCAGACAAAACACAGCAACAG AGAGATAACGTGGTACACAGTTTCAGAGCTGGAAAGATTTGGGTGCTCATCTGCACAGCCTTGCTAGCACGAGggattgacttcaaaggagtgaATATGGTCATTAACTATGACTTCCCAGCCAGTGCCGTGGAGTACATCCACAGGATAG GTCGTACTGGAAGAGCAGGACACACAGGAAAAGCAGTTACTTTTTTTACTGAAGATGATAAACCTTTAATACGAAG TGTAGCCAACGTTATCCAGCAGGCTGGCTGTCCTGTGCCAGACTACATAAAAGCCTTCCGCAAACTGCAAAG CAAACAAAAGAAGAAGCTGATTAAGAAACCATTGGAAAGGGAGCACATTCGTACCACTCCTCAGTACTTACTAGAAAAAGCCAAGAAAAAAAA GAAAATTATCCAGAAGAATATTAAGGAAAAGAAACCCAAGGAAGCAAACAAATGA